In the Hippea jasoniae genome, one interval contains:
- a CDS encoding thiolase family protein encodes MVYLVEALRTPFGSFGGGLSTIKAPILASEVIKALLKKTSLLPEDVDEVIIGNVVSAGVGQAPARQASIYAGLPVTIPAMTINKVCGSGLKAIMLAAGSVMLGDSQIVIAGGMENMSMVPYYLPKARFGYRMGTGEVIDGMVFDGLWDPYDNIHMGLIAEQIAEE; translated from the coding sequence ATGGTCTATTTAGTAGAAGCCCTAAGAACCCCCTTTGGTAGCTTTGGTGGTGGCCTATCCACCATCAAAGCCCCTATTTTGGCAAGTGAGGTGATCAAAGCACTCCTAAAAAAGACATCCCTTTTGCCTGAAGATGTGGATGAGGTAATTATAGGTAATGTTGTCTCAGCAGGTGTTGGTCAGGCACCAGCAAGGCAGGCATCCATCTATGCAGGTTTGCCTGTAACCATTCCTGCAATGACAATAAACAAGGTCTGTGGTTCTGGACTAAAAGCCATCATGCTTGCTGCAGGCTCTGTAATGCTTGGTGACTCTCAGATAGTTATAGCAGGTGGAATGGAAAACATGTCTATGGTTCCCTACTATCTACCAAAGGCTCGCTTTGGATACAGGATGGGAACAGGCGAGGTTATAGATGGTATGGTCTTTGATGGTCTGTGGGATCCCTATGACAACATCCATATGGGTCTTATAGCAGAGCAAATAGCAGAAGAG
- a CDS encoding electron transfer flavoprotein subunit alpha/FixB family protein, with the protein MKALLVGEYKQGKVEESSYELVGFAKQLGLDAVMFFVADDGAEIKFDGKVYVADAGKYTEYNPDLHKALIEEVINKENPDLIVFSHSSYGWDIAFRVAADLKVAAISEVVDFNKDEKTFIVPCCNSKFRREVKPKTDKVVVTLQGGAFQPVMEGSPQIEKIDLPEAKSNVEFLGFVEKEKVGVDLTSAEIIVSAGRGVGKKENVEIVKALADALGGELGASRPVVDAGWVDPSRQVGTTGQIVAPKLYIACGISGAIQHLAGMKKSNFIVAINKDKDAPISEVADVFVAADLLEFVPVLTEKLKK; encoded by the coding sequence ATGAAGGCTTTACTTGTTGGAGAATATAAACAGGGTAAAGTTGAAGAATCCAGTTACGAGCTGGTGGGTTTTGCCAAACAGTTAGGCCTGGACGCTGTGATGTTTTTTGTTGCAGACGATGGTGCAGAGATAAAATTTGATGGTAAAGTGTATGTGGCAGATGCCGGCAAATATACAGAATACAACCCAGACCTTCACAAGGCATTGATTGAAGAAGTGATAAATAAAGAAAATCCAGACCTTATCGTTTTCAGTCATTCATCTTACGGCTGGGATATAGCATTCAGGGTTGCAGCTGATTTAAAAGTAGCCGCAATTTCAGAGGTTGTTGATTTTAATAAAGATGAAAAAACCTTTATCGTTCCATGCTGTAATTCAAAATTCAGGAGAGAGGTTAAACCCAAAACTGATAAAGTAGTGGTGACTCTACAGGGCGGAGCATTCCAGCCTGTGATGGAAGGTAGTCCTCAAATTGAAAAAATAGATCTTCCCGAAGCAAAATCCAATGTTGAATTTTTAGGTTTTGTTGAAAAAGAGAAAGTAGGCGTTGATCTGACATCAGCCGAAATCATAGTTAGTGCAGGCAGAGGTGTTGGCAAGAAAGAGAATGTTGAGATTGTTAAAGCCCTTGCTGATGCATTGGGTGGTGAACTTGGAGCAAGTAGACCTGTTGTTGATGCTGGATGGGTGGATCCATCGAGGCAGGTTGGAACAACAGGCCAGATTGTTGCACCCAAACTGTATATAGCATGCGGTATTTCTGGAGCAATTCAACATCTTGCAGGAATGAAAAAATCCAACTTTATCGTTGCAATCAATAAAGACAAGGATGCTCCTATTTCTGAGGTTGCCGATGTATTTGTTGCTGCAGACTTATTAGAGTTTGTACCTGTGTTAACCGAAAAACTAAAGAAATAA